A genomic window from Tolypothrix sp. PCC 7910 includes:
- a CDS encoding DUF2231 domain-containing protein, with translation MNSQLIDQLGLKLTANGLPYKIPIHPQLVHITLGLFIIAILFDIAATLFPLEKPIFKFLGLPAIRAGLFDVGWYNLIAAATVTFFTVAAGFFELLLANPPVNEKSAWGLSAPLTMLLHGLGGVLLLATMVGMAVWRGLQRYRWRKDLPRQVQWSYLLLGIVILGILYVHGTLGAQLGEEFGIHVTAAQLLQQGTNIDLLPK, from the coding sequence ATGAACTCGCAGCTTATCGATCAGTTGGGATTAAAACTAACTGCTAACGGACTCCCCTACAAAATTCCCATACATCCCCAACTAGTGCACATAACATTGGGTTTATTCATTATTGCCATCCTCTTTGATATAGCAGCCACACTTTTTCCCCTAGAAAAACCGATTTTTAAATTTTTAGGTCTTCCTGCGATCCGTGCGGGTCTATTCGATGTCGGTTGGTACAATCTCATAGCGGCGGCGACTGTGACTTTTTTCACCGTAGCGGCGGGATTTTTTGAGCTACTGCTAGCAAACCCACCAGTTAACGAAAAGAGTGCTTGGGGGTTGAGTGCGCCTTTGACAATGCTGTTGCATGGTTTAGGTGGCGTGTTGTTATTGGCAACTATGGTAGGAATGGCTGTGTGGCGAGGCTTACAACGATACCGTTGGCGCAAAGATTTACCAAGGCAGGTGCAGTGGAGTTACTTGTTACTAGGGATTGTCATCCTCGGCATTTTATATGTTCACGGAACATTGGGGGCACAATTGGGAGAAGAGTTTGGCATTCACGTGACTGCTGCACAATTACTCCAACAGGGCACAAATATTGATTTATTGCCCAAATAA
- a CDS encoding DUF2231 domain-containing protein codes for MSALPLNSQNLPYPDPLHPIIVHFVIAMVFFSFFCDVVGYFTRNVRLLEVSFWNMFVAAIAIFIAVIFGQFEAGLANIYAAAQPTLNFHTIMGWSLAAIVVAIAAWRLVIRNRNPQKIPPTYLGAATFLICLMFLQVYLGSKLFWVYGFHVEPVVEAMKRGVSG; via the coding sequence ATGTCTGCCTTACCTCTCAATAGTCAGAATCTACCGTACCCCGACCCTCTACACCCCATCATTGTTCACTTTGTGATTGCGATGGTGTTTTTCTCCTTCTTTTGCGATGTTGTGGGCTATTTCACCCGCAACGTGCGTTTGTTGGAGGTGAGTTTCTGGAATATGTTTGTGGCTGCGATCGCTATTTTTATCGCGGTCATCTTTGGTCAGTTTGAAGCGGGTTTAGCCAATATTTACGCAGCTGCACAGCCAACGCTGAATTTTCATACAATCATGGGTTGGTCGTTAGCGGCAATTGTAGTGGCGATCGCTGCTTGGCGGTTGGTGATTCGCAACCGTAACCCCCAGAAAATTCCACCCACTTATCTCGGTGCGGCAACATTTTTGATTTGTCTGATGTTCTTGCAAGTGTATCTGGGAAGCAAACTTTTCTGGGTATATGGCTTTCATGTAGAGCCGGTTGTGGAAGCAATGAAGCGGGGAGTTTCGGGATGA